A window of Leclercia adecarboxylata contains these coding sequences:
- the cobO gene encoding cob(I)yrinic acid a,c-diamide adenosyltransferase — MNDERHQQRQQRLKDQVDARVAAAQDERGIIIVFTGNGKGKTTAAFGSATRAVGHGLKVGVIQFIKGEWPNGERNLLEPHGVEFQVMATGFTWDTQNRETDTAACLAVWEHAKRMLADPALNMVLLDEITYMVAYDYLPLQEVVEALNSRPSHQTVIITGRGCHRDIMEMADTVSELRPVKHAFDAGVKAQIGIDY; from the coding sequence ATGAATGATGAACGTCACCAGCAGCGCCAGCAGCGCCTGAAAGATCAGGTCGATGCCCGCGTTGCCGCAGCGCAGGATGAACGCGGGATCATTATCGTCTTTACCGGCAACGGCAAAGGTAAAACCACCGCGGCTTTTGGCTCGGCAACGCGCGCCGTCGGTCACGGGCTAAAGGTGGGCGTCATTCAGTTCATTAAAGGTGAGTGGCCAAACGGCGAACGTAATCTTCTGGAACCGCATGGAGTAGAGTTTCAGGTCATGGCGACCGGCTTTACCTGGGATACGCAGAACCGCGAAACGGACACCGCGGCCTGCCTGGCCGTGTGGGAACATGCGAAGCGTATGCTGGCGGACCCGGCCCTGAACATGGTTCTGCTGGATGAGATCACTTATATGGTGGCCTACGACTATTTACCGTTGCAGGAGGTGGTTGAGGCGCTAAATAGCCGGCCATCACACCAGACGGTCATTATCACCGGGCGGGGTTGTCATCGCGATATTATGGAGATGGCGGATACGGTCAGCGAGTTACGACCGGTGAAGCATGCCTTTGATGCCGGCGTTAAAGCGCAAATCGGCATCGACTACTAA
- a CDS encoding DUF2778 domain-containing protein: protein MALRGTLILNGADYVPFNLYGVGVFMAHSGYGAYRNNMSCAAVAKLGPIPPGKYWIVDRKEGNYLSQKITETRDEANRFFGRRAFGKSDWFALWRDDWGIDDDTWIEGVKRGNFRLHPGTVSKGCITIANNSDFAMIRNALLSTSPMQVPCMHSLMARGWVEVVGGGYYKKNCA, encoded by the coding sequence ATGGCGTTGCGAGGAACACTCATTTTGAATGGGGCGGATTATGTGCCTTTCAATCTGTACGGAGTGGGGGTATTTATGGCTCACTCAGGCTACGGGGCTTACCGAAATAATATGAGCTGTGCTGCTGTTGCAAAACTAGGCCCCATCCCACCCGGAAAATACTGGATTGTTGATCGAAAAGAAGGTAACTATCTTTCTCAAAAGATAACGGAAACACGCGATGAGGCCAATAGATTTTTTGGTCGACGCGCCTTCGGTAAATCGGACTGGTTTGCCTTATGGCGCGACGATTGGGGAATCGACGATGATACCTGGATTGAAGGTGTTAAACGCGGCAACTTCAGATTGCATCCTGGAACAGTTTCAAAGGGATGCATAACTATCGCCAATAATTCTGATTTCGCGATGATCCGCAATGCGCTTTTGAGTACATCACCCATGCAGGTTCCTTGTATGCATTCATTAATGGCGCGAGGATGGGTGGAGGTGGTCGGTGGTGGCTATTATAAAAAAAATTGCGCCTAA
- a CDS encoding Hcp family type VI secretion system effector gives MPIPPYMWLKDDGGADIKGSVDVQDREGSIEIIGLSHGINLPVDSANGKITGTRQHSSMMIEKEVDSSTPYLYKAASTGQTLKSAEIKFYHINDAGQEVCYYTVLMENVKITGVNCSVPNVKLAGNDKMNHVESVSIQYEKITWRIVDGNIQFTDAWNERPTA, from the coding sequence ATGCCTATCCCTCCATATATGTGGCTGAAAGACGACGGCGGCGCAGATATTAAAGGATCTGTGGACGTTCAGGATCGTGAAGGAAGTATTGAGATAATCGGGTTAAGTCATGGAATTAACCTGCCTGTAGACAGTGCAAACGGTAAAATCACCGGTACACGCCAGCACTCCTCCATGATGATTGAAAAGGAAGTGGATAGCTCCACGCCCTACCTTTATAAAGCAGCATCTACAGGGCAGACGTTGAAAAGTGCAGAGATTAAGTTTTATCACATTAACGATGCAGGGCAAGAAGTCTGCTATTACACAGTGTTGATGGAAAACGTAAAGATTACCGGCGTCAACTGCAGTGTGCCGAACGTTAAGCTTGCGGGCAACGATAAGATGAATCATGTCGAAAGTGTCAGTATTCAATATGAAAAAATCACCTGGCGCATTGTAGACGGTAACATCCAGTTTACTGATGCCTGGAATGAGCGCCCGACAGCCTGA
- the topA gene encoding type I DNA topoisomerase yields the protein MGKALVIVESPAKAKTINKYLGSDYVVKSSVGHIRDLPTSGSARKSADSTSTKGAKKPKKDERSALVNRMGVNPWDNWQAQYEVLPGKEKVVSELKQLADKADHIYLATDLDREGEAIAWHLREVIGGDDTRYSRVVFNEITKNAIRQAFEKPGELNIDRVNAQQARRFMDRVVGYMVSPLLWKKIARGLSAGRVQSVAVRLVVEREREIKAFVPEEFWEIDASVTTPGGDTLPLEVSHQNDKPFRPENRDQTMAAVAMLEKARYQVLDREDKPTSSKPGAPFITSTLQQAASTRLGYGVKKTMMMAQRLYEAGYITYMRTDSTNLSQDAVNMVRGYIGDNFGKKYLPESANQYNSKENSQEAHEAIRPSDVSVLAESLKDMEADAQKLYQLIWRQFVACQMTPAQYDSTTLTVGAGDFRLKARGRILRFDGWTKVMPALRKGDEDKTLPAVNTGDELTLVELTPAQHFTKPPARFSEASLVKELEKRGIGRPSTYASIISTIQDRGYVRTENRRFYAEKMGEIVTDRLEDNFRDLMNYDFTAQMENSLDQVANHEAEWKKVLDSFFSDFTKQLDKAEKDPEEGGMQPNQMVLTSIDCPTCGRKMGIRTATTGVFLGCSGYALSPKERCKTTINLVPENEVLNVLEGDDAETNALRAKRRCAKCGTAMDSYLIDPKRKLHVCGNNPTCDGYEIEEGEFRIKGYDGPIVECEKCGSEMHLKMGRFGKYMACTNDDCKNTRKILRNGEVAPPKEDPVPLPELPCEKSDAYFVLRDGAAGVFLAANTFPKSRETRAPLVEELYRFRDRLAEKLRYLADAPQQDPEGNKTVVRFSRKTKQQYVAAEKDGKATGWSAFYVDGKWVEGKK from the coding sequence ATGGGTAAAGCTCTCGTTATCGTTGAGTCCCCGGCAAAAGCCAAAACGATCAATAAGTATCTGGGTAGTGACTACGTGGTTAAGTCCAGCGTCGGTCATATCCGCGATTTGCCGACCAGTGGCTCAGCCAGGAAGAGCGCCGACTCTACCTCCACCAAAGGGGCCAAAAAGCCTAAAAAGGATGAACGTAGTGCGCTCGTAAATCGCATGGGAGTGAATCCATGGGATAACTGGCAGGCACAGTACGAAGTACTGCCGGGTAAAGAGAAAGTCGTCTCCGAGCTGAAACAGCTGGCGGATAAAGCCGACCACATCTATCTCGCAACCGACCTTGACCGCGAAGGGGAGGCCATTGCATGGCACCTGCGGGAAGTGATCGGGGGCGATGACACACGCTATAGCCGCGTGGTGTTTAACGAAATTACCAAAAACGCGATCCGCCAGGCGTTTGAGAAGCCGGGCGAGCTGAATATCGACCGCGTTAATGCCCAACAGGCACGCCGCTTTATGGACCGCGTCGTGGGGTATATGGTTTCTCCACTGCTGTGGAAAAAGATTGCGCGTGGTCTTTCTGCTGGCCGCGTGCAGTCTGTTGCCGTGCGTCTGGTGGTTGAACGTGAACGCGAAATCAAAGCGTTCGTGCCGGAAGAATTCTGGGAAATTGACGCCAGCGTAACGACGCCTGGTGGCGATACGCTGCCCCTGGAAGTGTCCCATCAGAACGATAAGCCGTTCCGTCCTGAAAACCGCGATCAGACGATGGCCGCGGTGGCGATGCTGGAAAAAGCCCGTTACCAGGTACTGGATCGTGAAGACAAGCCGACCAGCAGCAAGCCTGGCGCGCCTTTCATCACCTCCACGCTGCAGCAGGCGGCCAGCACCCGTCTGGGTTATGGCGTGAAAAAAACCATGATGATGGCTCAGCGTCTGTATGAAGCGGGTTACATCACTTATATGCGTACTGACTCAACCAACCTGAGCCAGGACGCGGTAAACATGGTGCGTGGTTATATTGGCGATAACTTTGGCAAGAAATACCTGCCGGAGAGCGCGAATCAGTACAACAGCAAAGAGAACTCACAGGAAGCGCACGAAGCTATTCGCCCTTCCGACGTCTCTGTGCTGGCGGAATCCCTGAAGGATATGGAAGCCGACGCGCAGAAACTCTATCAGCTGATCTGGCGCCAGTTTGTTGCCTGTCAGATGACGCCTGCGCAGTACGACTCCACCACATTGACCGTGGGTGCCGGTGATTTCCGCCTGAAAGCACGCGGGCGTATCCTGCGTTTCGACGGCTGGACCAAAGTGATGCCTGCGCTGCGTAAGGGTGATGAAGATAAAACCCTGCCAGCGGTCAATACCGGGGATGAACTCACCCTGGTTGAACTGACGCCGGCACAGCACTTCACCAAGCCGCCGGCACGCTTCAGCGAAGCCTCGCTGGTGAAAGAGCTGGAAAAACGCGGTATCGGCCGTCCGTCTACCTATGCCTCGATCATTTCGACCATTCAGGACCGCGGCTATGTGCGGACAGAAAACCGCCGTTTCTATGCTGAGAAAATGGGAGAAATCGTCACCGATCGTCTGGAAGATAACTTCCGCGATTTGATGAACTACGACTTCACCGCGCAGATGGAAAACAGCCTTGACCAGGTGGCTAACCACGAAGCCGAGTGGAAGAAGGTGCTGGACAGCTTCTTCAGCGACTTCACTAAGCAACTGGACAAAGCGGAAAAAGACCCTGAAGAGGGTGGCATGCAGCCGAACCAGATGGTGCTGACCAGCATCGACTGTCCGACCTGCGGCCGTAAGATGGGGATTCGTACCGCCACCACCGGTGTGTTCCTTGGTTGCTCAGGCTATGCGTTATCGCCAAAAGAGCGCTGCAAAACCACTATCAACCTGGTGCCGGAAAATGAAGTGCTGAACGTGCTGGAAGGCGACGATGCGGAAACCAACGCATTGCGCGCTAAACGTCGCTGCGCCAAGTGCGGCACGGCGATGGACAGCTACCTGATTGATCCGAAACGTAAGCTGCACGTCTGTGGTAACAACCCGACCTGTGACGGGTATGAGATCGAAGAGGGCGAGTTCCGCATCAAGGGCTATGACGGTCCGATTGTAGAGTGTGAGAAGTGTGGTTCTGAAATGCACCTGAAGATGGGGCGTTTTGGTAAGTACATGGCCTGCACCAACGACGACTGCAAAAACACGCGTAAGATCCTGCGAAATGGTGAAGTAGCACCGCCGAAGGAAGATCCGGTTCCGCTGCCTGAGCTGCCGTGTGAAAAGTCCGATGCCTACTTTGTTCTGCGTGACGGCGCTGCGGGCGTCTTCCTGGCGGCGAACACTTTCCCGAAATCTCGTGAAACGCGTGCGCCGCTGGTCGAAGAGCTTTACCGCTTCCGCGATCGCCTGGCTGAAAAGCTGCGCTATCTGGCCGATGCCCCTCAGCAGGATCCAGAAGGTAATAAAACCGTGGTGCGTTTTAGCCGTAAAACTAAGCAACAGTACGTTGCTGCTGAAAAAGACGGTAAAGCGACGGGTTGGTCAGCATTTTATGTTGACGGTAAATGGGTTGAAGGTAAAAAATAA
- a CDS encoding anthranilate synthase component 1 has protein sequence MQTAKPNLELLTREAAYRHNPTALFHQVCGARPATLLLESADIDSKDDLKSLLLVDSALRITALGDTVTLQALSENGAALLSLLDDVLPAGIENEHRPDQRILHFPPVSQLLDEDARLCSLSVFDAFRLLQNLVNVPESEREAMFFGGLFAYDLVAGFEDLPELEQGNRCPDYCFYLAETLLVIDHQKKYTRIQASLFTPLLAEKQRLEQRIAQLQAQMDEAPPALPVQRVEQMRCDVSQTDDEYGVVVRQMQKAIRAGEIFQVVPSRRFSLPCPSPLAAYDVLKKSNPSPYMFFMQDNDFTLFGASPESSLKYDATSRQIEIYPIAGTRPRGRRADGSLDRDLDSRIELEMRTDQKEMSEHLMLVDLARNDLARICTPGSRYVADLTKVDRYSFVMHLVSRVVGELRQDLDVLHAYRACMNMGTLSGAPKVRAMQLIAQAEGRRRGSYGGAVGYFTAHGDLDTCIVIRSAYVEEGIATVQAGAGIVLDSVPQSEADETRNKARAVLRAIATAHHAQEIF, from the coding sequence ATGCAAACAGCCAAACCGAACCTCGAACTGCTGACCCGCGAGGCGGCCTATCGCCACAACCCCACAGCCCTGTTCCATCAGGTTTGCGGCGCGCGTCCTGCCACCCTGCTGCTGGAGTCCGCGGATATCGACAGTAAAGACGATCTGAAAAGTCTGCTGCTGGTCGACAGCGCCCTGCGCATTACCGCTCTGGGCGATACCGTTACCCTGCAGGCACTTTCAGAGAACGGTGCGGCCCTGCTGTCGCTGCTGGATGATGTCCTGCCTGCGGGCATTGAGAATGAACATCGTCCTGACCAGCGCATCCTGCACTTCCCGCCGGTCAGCCAGCTGCTGGATGAGGATGCCCGTCTCTGCTCTCTGTCAGTCTTCGATGCCTTCCGCCTGCTGCAAAACCTGGTGAATGTGCCGGAAAGCGAGCGCGAAGCGATGTTCTTTGGTGGCCTGTTTGCCTATGATCTGGTGGCTGGTTTTGAAGATCTCCCCGAGCTGGAGCAGGGAAACCGCTGCCCGGACTACTGCTTCTATCTGGCGGAAACCTTACTGGTGATCGACCACCAGAAAAAATACACCCGGATTCAGGCCAGCCTGTTCACGCCGTTACTGGCAGAAAAGCAGCGTCTGGAGCAGCGCATTGCCCAGCTGCAGGCGCAGATGGATGAAGCCCCCCCAGCGCTGCCGGTGCAGCGCGTGGAGCAGATGCGTTGCGACGTCAGCCAGACCGATGATGAGTACGGTGTTGTAGTTCGCCAGATGCAAAAAGCGATTCGCGCCGGCGAGATTTTCCAGGTGGTGCCGTCCCGTCGCTTCTCCCTGCCCTGCCCCTCCCCGCTGGCGGCCTATGACGTGCTGAAGAAGAGCAACCCCAGCCCGTACATGTTCTTTATGCAGGATAACGATTTTACGCTGTTCGGCGCCTCGCCGGAGAGCTCCCTGAAGTACGATGCCACCAGCCGTCAGATTGAAATCTATCCCATTGCCGGTACCCGCCCGCGCGGTCGCCGTGCCGACGGTTCGCTGGATCGCGATCTCGACAGCCGCATTGAGCTGGAGATGCGTACCGACCAGAAAGAGATGTCCGAACACCTGATGCTGGTTGACCTGGCCCGTAACGACCTGGCGCGCATCTGCACGCCGGGCAGCCGCTACGTGGCTGATTTGACCAAAGTGGACCGTTACTCCTTCGTGATGCATCTGGTTTCCCGCGTAGTGGGCGAGCTGCGTCAGGATCTGGACGTGCTGCACGCCTACCGGGCCTGCATGAACATGGGCACCCTGAGCGGTGCGCCGAAAGTTCGCGCCATGCAGTTGATTGCTCAGGCTGAAGGCCGTCGCCGCGGGAGCTACGGCGGCGCGGTAGGCTACTTCACGGCCCACGGCGATCTGGATACCTGCATCGTGATCCGCTCCGCCTACGTCGAAGAAGGAATTGCGACCGTCCAGGCGGGCGCGGGCATCGTTCTTGACTCTGTACCGCAGTCTGAAGCTGACGAAACCCGTAACAAGGCCCGCGCGGTACTGCGCGCCATTGCGACTGCCCATCACGCACAGGAGATTTTCTGA
- a CDS encoding YciN family protein — protein MQQTTQPIDRVTLLAEANKLIREHDDTMAGIEATGVEQRNGVLVFSGEYFLDEQGLPTPRSTAVFNMFKYLAHVLSEKYHLVD, from the coding sequence ATGCAGCAAACTACCCAACCAATCGACCGCGTAACCTTGCTTGCAGAAGCAAATAAACTCATTCGTGAACATGACGACACCATGGCTGGGATTGAAGCCACAGGCGTTGAGCAGCGCAACGGTGTGCTGGTGTTTAGCGGTGAGTACTTCCTGGACGAGCAGGGTTTGCCGACCCCGCGCAGTACGGCGGTATTTAACATGTTCAAATACCTGGCCCATGTGCTCTCAGAAAAGTATCACCTGGTTGATTGA
- a CDS encoding L-threonylcarbamoyladenylate synthase, which yields MSQFFYIHPDNPQPRLINQAVEIVRKGGVIVYPTDSGYALGCQIEDKSAMERICRIRHLPNGHNFTLMCRDLSELSTYSYVDNVAFRLIKNNTPGNYTFILKGTKEVPRRLLQEKRKTIGMRVPSNPIAQALLETLGEPMLSTSLMLPGSDFTESDPDEIKDRLEKQVDLIIHGGYLGQQPTTVIDLTEDAPVVLREGVGDVKPFL from the coding sequence ATGAGCCAATTTTTTTATATCCATCCTGACAATCCGCAGCCGCGTTTGATTAATCAGGCCGTGGAGATCGTGCGTAAGGGCGGGGTTATCGTCTATCCAACCGATTCGGGTTACGCGCTGGGCTGTCAAATCGAAGACAAAAGCGCGATGGAGCGTATCTGCCGGATCCGCCACCTTCCTAACGGGCATAACTTTACCCTGATGTGTCGCGATCTTTCCGAGTTGTCGACCTACTCCTACGTGGATAACGTCGCGTTTCGGTTGATCAAAAACAACACCCCGGGCAACTACACCTTCATCCTTAAGGGGACGAAAGAGGTGCCGCGCCGCCTGCTGCAGGAAAAACGCAAAACCATCGGGATGCGTGTGCCCTCTAACCCGATTGCCCAGGCGCTGCTCGAAACACTCGGAGAGCCGATGCTTTCCACCTCGCTGATGCTGCCGGGTAGCGACTTTACCGAATCCGATCCGGATGAGATCAAAGACCGCCTCGAGAAGCAGGTCGATTTGATTATTCACGGCGGCTATCTCGGTCAGCAACCGACTACGGTGATCGATCTAACGGAAGATGCACCGGTTGTGCTGCGTGAAGGGGTCGGTGACGTTAAGCCTTTCTTGTAA
- the rluB gene encoding 23S rRNA pseudouridine(2605) synthase RluB, which produces MSEKLQKVLARAGHGSRREIETIIAAGRVSVDGKIATLGDRVDIVPGLKIRIDGHLISVKESAEQICRVLAYYKPEGELCTRNDPEGRPTVFDRLPKLRGARWIAVGRLDVNTCGLLLFTTDGELANRLMHPSREVEREYAVRVFGEVDDNKIRELSRGVQLEDGPAAFKTIKFTGGEGINQWYNVTLTEGRNREVRRLWEAVGVQVSRLIRVRYGDILLPKGLPRGGYTELDLTQTNYLRELVELTPETTSKVAVEKDRRRMKANQIRRAVKRHSQVSSNRRSGSRNNNG; this is translated from the coding sequence ATGAGCGAGAAATTACAGAAAGTGCTGGCCCGCGCCGGCCACGGCTCACGCCGTGAAATCGAAACCATTATCGCAGCAGGTCGCGTCAGCGTGGACGGTAAAATCGCCACCCTGGGTGACCGTGTGGACATCGTACCTGGCCTGAAGATCCGTATCGACGGCCACCTGATCTCCGTAAAAGAGTCTGCTGAGCAGATTTGCCGCGTGCTGGCTTACTACAAGCCGGAAGGCGAACTCTGCACCCGCAACGATCCAGAAGGGCGTCCAACCGTGTTTGACCGCCTGCCAAAACTGCGCGGTGCGCGCTGGATCGCGGTAGGTCGTCTGGACGTCAACACCTGCGGTCTGCTGCTGTTCACTACCGATGGTGAACTGGCAAACCGTCTGATGCACCCAAGCCGTGAAGTCGAACGTGAATACGCGGTCCGCGTGTTCGGTGAAGTTGACGACAATAAGATCCGTGAACTGTCCCGCGGCGTGCAGCTTGAAGATGGCCCTGCAGCCTTTAAAACTATTAAGTTCACCGGTGGCGAAGGCATCAACCAGTGGTACAACGTCACCCTGACAGAAGGCCGTAACCGCGAGGTGCGTCGTCTGTGGGAAGCCGTTGGCGTGCAGGTTAGCCGCCTGATCCGCGTGCGTTATGGTGACATCCTTCTGCCGAAAGGCCTGCCTCGTGGCGGCTATACGGAGCTGGATTTAACCCAGACCAACTATCTGCGTGAGCTGGTTGAACTGACGCCGGAAACCACCTCCAAAGTGGCGGTGGAGAAAGATCGTCGTCGCATGAAAGCGAACCAGATCCGCCGGGCGGTTAAACGCCATAGCCAGGTCAGCAGCAATCGCCGCTCTGGCAGCCGTAACAACAACGGTTAA
- a CDS encoding YciK family oxidoreductase: MHYQPKKDLLNNRIILVTGASDGIGREAALTYARHGARLILLGRNEDKLRDVARTIASEGGVPTREYILDLLTCTPESCRELAERIAAEYPRLDGVLHNAGLLGEVRPMDEQDPAIWQQVMQVNVNSTFFLTQALLPLLLQSDSGSLVFTSSSVGRQGRANWGAYAASKFATEGMMQVLAEEYQSRHLRVNCINPGGTRTSMRASAFPSEDPLKLKTPADIMPLYLWLMGDDSRRKTGMTFDAQPGRKPGISQ; the protein is encoded by the coding sequence TTGCACTATCAACCTAAAAAAGATCTTCTGAATAACCGTATTATTCTGGTCACGGGGGCCAGCGATGGCATTGGCCGCGAGGCGGCATTGACCTATGCCCGCCATGGTGCGCGCCTTATCCTGCTGGGCCGTAATGAAGATAAACTGCGCGATGTCGCCCGGACCATCGCCAGTGAAGGCGGTGTCCCCACCCGCGAATACATCCTCGATCTTTTAACCTGCACCCCGGAAAGCTGCCGGGAGCTTGCGGAGCGTATCGCCGCTGAGTATCCGCGTCTGGACGGCGTGCTTCACAATGCGGGCCTGCTCGGCGAAGTCCGCCCAATGGATGAGCAAGATCCGGCGATCTGGCAGCAGGTCATGCAGGTAAACGTAAACAGCACTTTCTTCCTTACCCAGGCGCTCCTTCCTTTATTACTGCAGTCCGATTCCGGCTCCCTGGTATTTACCTCGTCAAGCGTGGGACGCCAGGGCCGGGCGAACTGGGGCGCTTATGCCGCCTCGAAATTTGCCACCGAAGGGATGATGCAGGTGCTGGCTGAGGAGTATCAGAGCCGCCATCTGCGCGTGAACTGCATCAACCCCGGCGGGACGCGCACCAGCATGCGCGCCAGCGCGTTTCCGAGCGAAGATCCGCTGAAACTGAAAACCCCTGCCGATATCATGCCGCTCTATCTGTGGCTGATGGGCGACGACAGCCGCCGAAAAACCGGCATGACCTTCGATGCCCAACCCGGCCGTAAACCAGGAATATCGCAATGA
- the sohB gene encoding protease SohB codes for MELLSEYGLFLAKIATVVIAIAVIAVLIVNLTQRKRQRGELRITRLSEQYTEMKEEMSVALLDAHQQKLWHKAQKKKHKLEAKAAKQKAKQEHRPDVPKPRVYVLDFKGSMDAHEVSSLREEVTAVLAVARAEDQVVLRLESPGGVVHGYGLASSQLQRLRDKQIPLTVAVDKVAASGGYMMACVADKIVAAPFSIIGSIGVVAQIPNFNRFLKNKDIDVELHTAGQYKRTLTLLGENTEEGRQKFREDLNETHQLFKGFVKEMRPSLDIDQVATGEHWYGTQALEKGLVDQVGTSDDLLISLMEGRELVGVRYMRRKKLMDRFTNSAAESADRLLLRWLQRGQKPLL; via the coding sequence GTGGAATTACTTTCTGAGTACGGATTATTTCTGGCCAAAATTGCGACGGTGGTGATTGCCATTGCGGTGATCGCCGTTCTGATTGTTAACCTTACCCAGCGCAAACGCCAGCGCGGCGAGTTGCGTATTACTCGCTTAAGCGAGCAGTACACTGAGATGAAAGAAGAGATGTCAGTGGCGCTGCTTGATGCACATCAGCAAAAGCTGTGGCACAAAGCACAGAAGAAAAAGCACAAGCTTGAAGCGAAAGCGGCAAAGCAGAAAGCAAAACAGGAGCATCGCCCTGATGTGCCGAAACCGCGGGTCTATGTTCTGGACTTCAAAGGCAGCATGGATGCCCATGAAGTGTCATCCCTGCGTGAAGAAGTGACGGCCGTACTGGCCGTGGCGAGAGCAGAAGATCAGGTTGTGCTGCGTCTTGAAAGTCCGGGTGGGGTAGTGCACGGTTATGGACTGGCCTCCTCTCAGCTGCAACGTCTGCGCGATAAGCAGATCCCGCTGACGGTCGCGGTGGATAAAGTCGCCGCCAGCGGGGGGTACATGATGGCATGCGTGGCCGACAAAATTGTCGCAGCCCCTTTCTCTATTATTGGTTCGATTGGCGTGGTAGCGCAGATCCCGAACTTTAATCGTTTTCTCAAAAATAAAGACATTGATGTAGAGCTTCATACGGCAGGCCAGTACAAACGCACGCTGACTCTGCTGGGTGAAAATACAGAAGAAGGACGGCAGAAGTTTCGTGAAGATCTCAATGAAACCCATCAGCTGTTTAAAGGGTTTGTGAAAGAGATGCGACCTTCCCTGGATATCGACCAGGTGGCCACTGGCGAGCACTGGTACGGTACCCAGGCGCTGGAAAAGGGGCTGGTGGATCAGGTGGGCACCAGCGACGATCTGCTGATATCCCTGATGGAAGGCCGCGAGCTGGTGGGCGTGCGCTATATGCGCCGTAAAAAGTTGATGGATCGCTTTACCAACAGCGCGGCAGAGAGTGCAGATCGCCTGCTGCTACGTTGGTTGCAGCGCGGGCAAAAGCCGCTGCTCTGA
- the rnm gene encoding RNase RNM: MTGAALSDTNYAVIYDLHSHTQASDGLLTPEELVHRAHEMRVGTLAITDHDTTEAIAAARAEIARSELPLTLITGVEISTVWENHEIHIVGLNIDIDNPAMRAFLDQQKTRRVLRAELIAERLEKAHIPGAWEGALRLAKGGAVTRAHFARFLVEAGKANNIADVFKKYLARGKTGYVPPQWCTIEQAIDVIHHSGGKAVLAHPGRYNLSAKWLKRLLAYFAEHGGDAMEVAQCQQAPNERSQLAEYARQYGLLASQGSDFHQPCPWIELGRKLWLPAGVEPVWQLWEQPTPIEERVV, from the coding sequence GTGACGGGAGCCGCTTTGAGCGACACGAATTATGCAGTGATTTATGATTTACACAGCCACACTCAGGCCTCTGACGGCCTGCTTACGCCTGAAGAACTGGTCCATCGCGCCCATGAGATGCGCGTGGGCACGCTGGCTATTACCGATCACGATACCACCGAGGCCATTGCCGCTGCGCGGGCGGAAATTGCCCGCAGCGAATTGCCCCTGACCCTGATAACCGGCGTGGAAATCTCCACCGTCTGGGAAAATCATGAGATTCACATTGTCGGGTTGAACATTGATATTGATAACCCGGCTATGCGCGCGTTTCTGGACCAACAAAAGACGCGGCGGGTGCTACGGGCAGAGTTGATCGCCGAACGCCTGGAGAAAGCCCACATCCCCGGCGCGTGGGAAGGGGCCCTGCGGCTGGCGAAAGGCGGGGCGGTGACCCGTGCCCACTTTGCCCGTTTTCTGGTCGAGGCCGGGAAGGCAAATAACATTGCCGATGTCTTTAAAAAATACCTCGCCCGCGGGAAAACCGGATACGTTCCTCCCCAGTGGTGTACAATAGAACAAGCTATTGATGTCATTCATCATTCTGGCGGTAAGGCGGTACTGGCCCATCCGGGGCGGTATAACCTCTCCGCCAAATGGCTGAAACGTCTGCTGGCTTACTTTGCCGAACATGGCGGAGATGCGATGGAAGTCGCCCAGTGTCAGCAGGCACCCAACGAGCGCAGTCAGCTGGCTGAATATGCCCGCCAGTATGGACTCCTTGCCTCCCAGGGCTCTGATTTTCATCAGCCTTGTCCCTGGATAGAGCTGGGACGCAAGCTCTGGTTACCTGCCGGCGTCGAGCCGGTGTGGCAACTCTGGGAGCAGCCAACGCCAATTGAAGAGAGGGTAGTATGA